From a single Oreochromis niloticus isolate F11D_XX linkage group LG3, O_niloticus_UMD_NMBU, whole genome shotgun sequence genomic region:
- the LOC109201252 gene encoding uncharacterized protein LOC109201252 isoform X3, whose amino-acid sequence MLSNRLLSLVSSNNRTIVGHLCEMSAVVSASLCWTLLSVGLLLVSADQRIITAEPGQTVILPCRAPNNDIIGVEWSRADLQPEHIFLHHDDTFDPVNERPYFDNRMDLQDRQMEDGDVSLVLQKVTSADTGVYECHVFMRGTDPRKRANPDGDPICIIQLRVNDAENRINV is encoded by the exons ATGCTGTCAAACAGGTTGTTATCTCTGGTGTCCTCAAATAATCGCACCATCGTTGGACATCTGTGTGAAATGTCTGCTGTAGTTTCTGCGTCTCTCTGCTGGACTTTACTGTCTGTCGGCCTCCTGCtcgtctctgcag ACCAGAGAATCATCACAGCGGAGCCGGGACAGACGGTCATTCtgccatgtcgagctccaaacaacgaCATCATCGgtgtagagtggagcagagctgatctgCAACCAGAACACATCTTTCTTCACCACGATGACACGTTTGATCCAGTAAACGAGCGTCCGTATTTTGACAACCGGATGGacctgcaggacagacagatggaggACGGAGACGTGTCTTTGGTCCTGCAGAAAGTGACGTCTGCTGACACTGGAGTGTACGAGTGTCACGTCTTCATGAGAGGAACAGACCCCAGGAAGAGAGCTAATCCGGACGGTGACCCCATCTGCATCATCCAGCTGAGGGTCAATGATGCAGAAAACCGAATAAACGTTTGA